Within Candidatus Latescibacterota bacterium, the genomic segment ACTTGCCTGCCACCGCGAGAAGTAGCCCTTCTTCAAACAACCGACCGTTGAATGTGATGCTTACTGGCTTGCCTTCATCTGAAAAACCGTTCGGAAGAACGACGCAGGGATGCCCGGTCAGATTTGTCAAAAGTAGATTTTTACCGACAAACGATGGGGAGACCCATACGTCGACTGGAAACTTATCCATCTCCTGCATCAGCATATACCTGATCCTGTTCGCCTTGATATATTCAACAGCCGGGATGAACCTCGCGGCACGAAATACATTCGGCCAGGCGTTCCTGATCTGCCTGACCATCTGATCGTCTCTATTCGATCTGGTCAATTCATCGAAGGCTGCAGCGGCCTCCGCGTTCAATACGAAAGCCATTGAATACACCGGATAGTCAGGAAGCTCCACAGGCACAAGTTCGAATCCAAGCTCCCTCAGTACATCGAGAGTCCTGGCATCGGTCTCCTTCCAGTCATATTCTTCATCAAAAGCCGATTTGATATATCCGATGCGAATCGAGGCAGGATCGATATCCTGATCATAGACAAACTGAACATCTCTGACAGTTCTGTCGATACCATCGCTCCCCCTGATCGCGTCAAAGACTATCGCGCAGTCGTCGACTTCCCTGCATATGGGGCCTATCTTGTCCATGG encodes:
- a CDS encoding amidase; protein product: YGGMTRNPWDPTEGSSGSSAGSASATAAGLVPFAIGTETWGSIVSPSTRCGTTGLRPTFGLVSRAGAMALSWSMDKIGPICREVDDCAIVFDAIRGSDGIDRTVRDVQFVYDQDIDPASIRIGYIKSAFDEEYDWKETDARTLDVLRELGFELVPVELPDYPVYSMAFVLNAEAAAAFDELTRSNRDDQMVRQIRNAWPNVFRAARFIPAVEYIKANRIRYMLMQEMDKFPVDVWVSPSFVGKNLLLTNLTGHPCVVLPNGFSDEGKPVSITFNGRLFEEGLLLAVAGKYQESTDFHKKHPPAFQGSD